From the Gasterosteus aculeatus chromosome 13, fGasAcu3.hap1.1, whole genome shotgun sequence genome, one window contains:
- the zbtb26 gene encoding zinc finger and BTB domain-containing protein 26 isoform X1, producing the protein MVSLTSASLRNEMCAAAGPRFMMAQNQVILQFHFPTFGDSMLQKMNLLRHQKRFCDVNVRVNQLEVSGHKVVFAAGSSFLRDQFILQQDSREVQISMIQEAEVGRQLLLSCYTGQLEFPELELVNYLTVASFLQMGHIVEQCTQALNKFIKPLSTRQLDVDVGMKEEGSTSQVQREKERSEVRTAPRDEEEVMQNGNDDNNDDHGSSDVDDGSEDDDGDDDVIIQPTSPIQTAGKRRKQGVVESDITIVKVESVSDVAENSITGSLLTSPAVPPALHSPAPQHSLINSTVDSRGSEMAVPPGAAGYPLSPLPAEKHGVHQRNYDKPLQWYHQCPKCARVFRQLENYANHLKMHKLFMCLLCGKTFTQKGNLHRHMRVHAGIKPFQCKICGKTFTQKCSLLDHLNLHSGDKPHRCNYCDMVFAHKPVLRKHLKQIHGKNSFDNANEGNLHEGGLDFDFG; encoded by the exons ATGGTGTCCCTAACGTCAGCTAGCTTACGAAACGAAAT gtgtgctgctgctggccctCGGTTCATGATGGCCCAGAATCAAGTGATCCTGCAGTTCCACTTCCCCACTTTTGGGGACTCCATGCTGCAGAAGATGAACCTCTTGCGACACCAGAAACGCTTCTGTGATGTCAACGTGCGCGTCAACCAGCTGGAGGTCTCTGGTCACAAGGTAGTGTTTGCGGCCGGCTCCTCTTTCTTGAGGGACCAGTTCATCCTCCAGCAGGACTCCAGGGAGGTCCAGATCTCCATGATCCAGGAGGCGGAGGTCGGCCGgcagctgctgctctcctgCTACACGGGTCAGCTGGAGTTTCCCGAGCTGGAGCTTGTGAATTACCTGACGGTGGCCAGCTTCCTCCAAATGGGCCACATTGTGGAGCAGTGCACTCAAGCTCTCAACAAGTTCATCAAGCCTCTGTCTACGCGCCAGCTGGACGTGGACGTGGGTATGAAAGAGGAGGGTTCAACCTCCCAGgttcagagagagaaagagcgctCCGAGGTTCGGACTGCTCCtcgggatgaggaggaggtgatgcagaATGGGAACGACGACAATAACGACGACCACGGCAGCAGCGATGTGGACGACGGCAGCGAAGACGACGACGGTGACGACGACGTGATCATACAGCCTACGTCCCCCATCCAGACCGCAGGCAAACGCAGGAAGCAGGGTGTGGTGGAGAGCGACATCACCATAGTAAAAGTGGAGTCTGTGTCCGACGTTGCCGAAAACTCCATCACCGGTAGCCTGCTGACCAGTCCCGCTGTCCCCCCTGCTCTCCACTCTCCCGCGCCCCAGCACTCTCTCATTAACTCCACCGTGGACAGTCGCGGCAGTGAGATGGCGGTTCCGCCCGGCGCGGCCGGATACCCGCTCAGCCCCCTTCCTGCTGAGAAACACGGCGTGCACCAGAGGAACTACGACAAACCGCTGCAGTGGTACCACCAGTGCCCCAAGTGCGCCCGGGTCTTCCGCCAGCTGGAAAACTACGCCAACCACCTCAAGATGCACAAGCTGTTCATGTGCCTGCTGTGCGGCAAGACGTTCACGCAGAAGGGCAACCTGCACCGGCACATGCGCGTCCACGCCGGCATTAAGCCCTTCCAGTGTAAAATCTGTGGCAAGACCTTCACCCAAAAGTGTTCTCTGCTGGATCACCTGAACCTGCACAGCGGGGACAAGCCGCACCGCTGCAACTACTGCGACATGGTTTTCGCTCACAAGCCGGTTCTCCGCAAGCACCTCAAACAGATCCACGGGAAGAACAGCTTCGACAACGCCAACGAAGGCAACCTGCACGAAGGCGGGCTCGACTTCGATTTTGGATAG
- the zbtb26 gene encoding zinc finger and BTB domain-containing protein 26 isoform X2: protein MMAQNQVILQFHFPTFGDSMLQKMNLLRHQKRFCDVNVRVNQLEVSGHKVVFAAGSSFLRDQFILQQDSREVQISMIQEAEVGRQLLLSCYTGQLEFPELELVNYLTVASFLQMGHIVEQCTQALNKFIKPLSTRQLDVDVGMKEEGSTSQVQREKERSEVRTAPRDEEEVMQNGNDDNNDDHGSSDVDDGSEDDDGDDDVIIQPTSPIQTAGKRRKQGVVESDITIVKVESVSDVAENSITGSLLTSPAVPPALHSPAPQHSLINSTVDSRGSEMAVPPGAAGYPLSPLPAEKHGVHQRNYDKPLQWYHQCPKCARVFRQLENYANHLKMHKLFMCLLCGKTFTQKGNLHRHMRVHAGIKPFQCKICGKTFTQKCSLLDHLNLHSGDKPHRCNYCDMVFAHKPVLRKHLKQIHGKNSFDNANEGNLHEGGLDFDFG, encoded by the coding sequence ATGATGGCCCAGAATCAAGTGATCCTGCAGTTCCACTTCCCCACTTTTGGGGACTCCATGCTGCAGAAGATGAACCTCTTGCGACACCAGAAACGCTTCTGTGATGTCAACGTGCGCGTCAACCAGCTGGAGGTCTCTGGTCACAAGGTAGTGTTTGCGGCCGGCTCCTCTTTCTTGAGGGACCAGTTCATCCTCCAGCAGGACTCCAGGGAGGTCCAGATCTCCATGATCCAGGAGGCGGAGGTCGGCCGgcagctgctgctctcctgCTACACGGGTCAGCTGGAGTTTCCCGAGCTGGAGCTTGTGAATTACCTGACGGTGGCCAGCTTCCTCCAAATGGGCCACATTGTGGAGCAGTGCACTCAAGCTCTCAACAAGTTCATCAAGCCTCTGTCTACGCGCCAGCTGGACGTGGACGTGGGTATGAAAGAGGAGGGTTCAACCTCCCAGgttcagagagagaaagagcgctCCGAGGTTCGGACTGCTCCtcgggatgaggaggaggtgatgcagaATGGGAACGACGACAATAACGACGACCACGGCAGCAGCGATGTGGACGACGGCAGCGAAGACGACGACGGTGACGACGACGTGATCATACAGCCTACGTCCCCCATCCAGACCGCAGGCAAACGCAGGAAGCAGGGTGTGGTGGAGAGCGACATCACCATAGTAAAAGTGGAGTCTGTGTCCGACGTTGCCGAAAACTCCATCACCGGTAGCCTGCTGACCAGTCCCGCTGTCCCCCCTGCTCTCCACTCTCCCGCGCCCCAGCACTCTCTCATTAACTCCACCGTGGACAGTCGCGGCAGTGAGATGGCGGTTCCGCCCGGCGCGGCCGGATACCCGCTCAGCCCCCTTCCTGCTGAGAAACACGGCGTGCACCAGAGGAACTACGACAAACCGCTGCAGTGGTACCACCAGTGCCCCAAGTGCGCCCGGGTCTTCCGCCAGCTGGAAAACTACGCCAACCACCTCAAGATGCACAAGCTGTTCATGTGCCTGCTGTGCGGCAAGACGTTCACGCAGAAGGGCAACCTGCACCGGCACATGCGCGTCCACGCCGGCATTAAGCCCTTCCAGTGTAAAATCTGTGGCAAGACCTTCACCCAAAAGTGTTCTCTGCTGGATCACCTGAACCTGCACAGCGGGGACAAGCCGCACCGCTGCAACTACTGCGACATGGTTTTCGCTCACAAGCCGGTTCTCCGCAAGCACCTCAAACAGATCCACGGGAAGAACAGCTTCGACAACGCCAACGAAGGCAACCTGCACGAAGGCGGGCTCGACTTCGATTTTGGATAG